One Archangium lipolyticum DNA segment encodes these proteins:
- the ccoN gene encoding cytochrome-c oxidase, cbb3-type subunit I codes for MQQQRIVYDDTTTRRFIAASLLFGVVGMLVGCIAAAQLAWWQLNFGVPYLTFSRLRPLHTNAVIFAFVGNMMFAGVYYSTQRLLKTRMASDLLSKIHFWGWQAIIVAAAITLPLGISTSKEYAELEWPIDIAITLVWVVFAINFFWTLAKRNEKNLYVAIWFYIATIITVAVLHIVNSLALPLSPLKSYSVFAGVQDALVQWWYGHNAVAFFLTTPILGIMYYFLPKAAERPVYSYRLSIIHFWALVFMYIWAGPHHLLYTALPDWAQSLGMVFSVALWAPSWGGMLNGLLTVRGAWHKLREDPVIKFLIAGLTFYGMATFEGPLLSIKSVSALGHYTDWIIGHVHGGALGWNGLMAAGMFYWLVPRLYGTKLHSVKAADLHFWTSTVGILLYMVAMWASGINQGLMWRATNPDGTLLYPSFVETLIAIRPMYIVRFLGGSLYLAGFILMVWNLWKTARSGKAVDGETTVVMEELAPVPVVPGKPAWVAVVTGWPLLFALAIIGLSIFLGWSGPVRAIAIMGAMVALGEFAWIVARRNREAGGPTWFALIEGRPLAFTVFTLLAILIGGVAELLPTILIKQAVPAHGEAQQPYSPLELQGRDLYVREGCYVCHSQMIRPFLAEAQRYGDVSRAEEFIYDHPFQWGSKRTGPDLHREGGKYPNLWHYTHLMDPRATSPGSNMPPYQWLAENKLNVKLAPKKLALMQKLGVPYTNADVDAAEARQKAQAEAITADLASQGVQVAWDSEMVAIISYLQRLGRGPQDIAPAPGGLETASAGGTP; via the coding sequence GTGCAACAGCAACGCATCGTCTATGACGACACCACCACCCGGCGGTTCATCGCCGCCTCGCTGCTCTTCGGCGTGGTGGGCATGCTGGTGGGCTGCATCGCCGCCGCCCAGCTCGCCTGGTGGCAGCTCAACTTCGGCGTCCCGTACCTGACCTTCTCCCGCCTGCGCCCGCTGCACACCAACGCGGTCATCTTCGCGTTCGTGGGCAACATGATGTTCGCCGGCGTCTACTACTCCACCCAGCGCCTGTTGAAGACGCGGATGGCGTCGGACCTGCTCTCGAAGATCCACTTCTGGGGCTGGCAGGCCATCATCGTCGCGGCGGCCATCACGCTGCCGCTCGGCATCTCCACCTCCAAGGAGTACGCCGAGCTCGAGTGGCCCATCGACATCGCCATCACGCTGGTCTGGGTGGTGTTCGCCATCAACTTCTTCTGGACACTGGCGAAGCGCAACGAGAAGAACCTCTATGTCGCCATCTGGTTCTACATCGCCACCATCATCACCGTGGCGGTGCTGCACATCGTCAACAGCCTGGCGCTGCCGCTCAGCCCGCTGAAGAGCTACTCCGTCTTCGCCGGTGTGCAGGATGCCCTGGTGCAGTGGTGGTACGGCCACAACGCGGTCGCCTTCTTCCTGACCACGCCCATCCTGGGCATCATGTATTACTTCCTGCCCAAGGCGGCCGAGCGCCCGGTCTACTCGTACCGGCTGTCCATCATCCACTTCTGGGCCCTGGTGTTCATGTACATCTGGGCCGGCCCGCACCACCTGCTCTACACCGCGCTGCCGGACTGGGCGCAGTCGCTGGGCATGGTGTTCAGCGTGGCGCTGTGGGCCCCGTCCTGGGGCGGCATGCTCAACGGCCTGCTCACCGTGCGCGGCGCCTGGCACAAGCTGCGTGAGGACCCCGTCATCAAGTTCCTCATCGCGGGCCTCACCTTCTACGGCATGGCCACCTTCGAGGGGCCGCTGCTCTCCATCAAGTCGGTGAGCGCGCTCGGCCACTACACGGATTGGATCATCGGTCACGTGCACGGCGGTGCCCTGGGCTGGAACGGCCTCATGGCGGCCGGCATGTTCTACTGGCTGGTGCCCCGGCTGTACGGCACGAAGCTGCACTCGGTGAAGGCGGCCGACCTGCACTTCTGGACGAGCACGGTGGGCATCCTGCTCTACATGGTCGCGATGTGGGCCTCGGGCATCAACCAGGGCCTCATGTGGCGCGCCACCAACCCGGACGGGACGCTGCTCTACCCGAGCTTCGTGGAGACGCTCATCGCCATCCGGCCCATGTACATCGTCCGCTTCCTGGGCGGCTCGCTCTACCTGGCCGGCTTCATCCTGATGGTGTGGAACCTCTGGAAGACGGCCCGCTCCGGCAAGGCCGTGGATGGCGAGACCACCGTGGTGATGGAGGAGCTGGCCCCCGTGCCCGTGGTGCCCGGCAAGCCGGCCTGGGTGGCCGTGGTCACCGGTTGGCCGCTCCTGTTCGCGCTGGCCATCATCGGCCTGAGCATCTTCCTGGGCTGGTCGGGTCCCGTGCGCGCCATCGCCATCATGGGCGCCATGGTGGCCCTGGGCGAGTTCGCTTGGATCGTCGCCCGGCGCAACCGCGAGGCGGGCGGGCCCACCTGGTTCGCCCTCATCGAGGGCCGTCCGCTGGCCTTCACCGTGTTCACGCTGCTGGCCATCCTCATCGGTGGTGTGGCGGAGCTGTTGCCCACCATCCTCATCAAGCAGGCGGTGCCGGCGCACGGCGAAGCCCAGCAGCCGTACTCCCCGCTGGAGCTCCAGGGGCGTGACCTGTACGTGCGCGAGGGCTGCTACGTCTGCCACTCGCAGATGATCCGCCCGTTCCTCGCCGAGGCGCAGCGCTACGGCGACGTGTCCCGCGCCGAGGAGTTCATCTACGACCACCCGTTCCAGTGGGGCAGCAAGCGCACGGGGCCGGATCTGCACCGCGAGGGCGGCAAGTACCCCAACCTCTGGCACTACACGCACCTGATGGATCCGCGCGCCACCAGCCCCGGCTCCAACATGCCTCCGTACCAGTGGCTCGCGGAGAACAAGCTGAACGTGAAGCTGGCACCCAAGAAGCTGGCGCTGATGCAGAAGCTCGGCGTGCCCTACACCAACGCCGACGTCGACGCGGCCGAGGCCCGCCAGAAGGCCCAGGCCGAGGCCATCACCGCGGACCTGGCCAGCCAGGGCGTCCAGGTGGCGTGGGAC
- a CDS encoding cytochrome oxidase — protein MNVIVLQVFVSLMLVAGSVLLYAFSVRHRDSEHADRLSLIPLEDDTARPKPAVSSEPNPRQ, from the coding sequence GTGAACGTCATCGTCCTCCAGGTCTTCGTCAGCCTCATGCTCGTGGCGGGCTCGGTGCTGCTCTACGCCTTCAGCGTGCGGCACCGCGACTCCGAGCACGCCGACCGCCTGTCCCTGATTCCGCTCGAGGACGACACCGCCCGCCCCAAGCCGGCCGTGTCCTCCGAGCCCAACCCGCGGCAGTGA